DNA from Clarias gariepinus isolate MV-2021 ecotype Netherlands chromosome 11, CGAR_prim_01v2, whole genome shotgun sequence:
CCCTGACGAATATGGGTTCAAAGAATGAGATTAATCACAAGATTCTCCAATCATGTACTCTAGAAGCATGTATAGGCATCTTTACACCAAGTACATATTTGATCAATGGATAACAAATACTTAGCAATCACTAAGTGATCAACATGATACTGTTTAGCAAAATCTCGTCCATAccgcacacacactccccatgcttggtgagtttcctctgagtactccggtttcctcccacaggctaaagacatgcagattaggctaaatggcatgTTGACCAGATGTCCTACCATAATTGCACAATGGGAATAAATATAGTAGTGATCACTAATAGTCTCCATGGTACCTAGTTGGACTGCAGAGTTTCCTGGATGGACGGAAGGAAACACtggtatagagaaataaaggtagatgTGATTCTCATActgtaactgtgttctgtttttctgcacaatcaaaagtcccggtttgacttgaacacgcaTTGTAGTTTCTTTATGCAGTGGAGTGCGCTGTACATCTGGTAGCAGAACGACTTTTTGTATGGCATGTTGTGGTCTTTAAGTAATGACGAAACTTGCCTGCAAACGTATCACAATCTGAAATGGCccgtaatatacagtacagcaccaGCACACACACCAACTGCAAAGAGAATGTAAACAAGTCtgattcatataaaaaaaaaacttcaaagagGAATGCTTGTAATGCTATTAAAATTACTACCAGGATCTGCCTCTGGCGGTATAATGGGATCAACATGCATATTAACAATACAGTAATCCACTGTAAGAAGCCACGACCCCCAAAACTCTCCTCATAGCAAGAAGCCCAAATGCAGTCTGAGTTGTTCCATGCCAGCAAACGTTGTTATAATGAAATCAGTGTTCCAGCATCTGAGGATCACTGTTTTTTCTCATGCTAGGTCTGAAACAGTTTTTTGAAACATGGTCAGATGCTGACTCCACTGTTAAGAAGCTAATAAACACCTCTTCTCGCCAGAAGTGTGATAATTAGCATTGCAGAACAAGCCCTTGGGCCCGCTGCCAAAGAAGCCTTGGACAGGAAGGTGGATAAAATACCTGAAAGACATAAACAAGCAGTGCTGCATCCTACAAACCGAGGAAGCTATTTTTAGTTGTCGGTGTAGGATGCAACTTTGCTCTATTCCATCTTTTAAGTGACTTGGAAAAAGTATTTGAGTTCCCCTGTTTCTTCTACTTCAAATGGAGAGAGCTAGACATTGGCACATACAGTACCCAGGCACAGACTACATCAGATCTGATGGCAATGCTGCAGGCATGCAAACTATAGTTCCAGTCTTTTAACACCCAACACAGTCATTGCAAAGTTTCTTACCTCTTGGATAAAGGTTCTAGAAGCTTAAAACTGTGGGTCCTGTCCAACCTTTTCCAGCATTgaatcactctcactcacatcATCcttaacgctttatcctgtgtacagggttgtgtatagggtacgaggcggggtataccttggacagggtgccaatccatcgtagagcacgcacacacacacgcactcacacaatcattcacacactatgggctatttgggaatggcaattagtctaatctgcatgtctttagagtgtgggaggaaaccggagcacccggaggaaacccagttTTTGTCTTATACAGGATTTGCGTGGTTCCTAAAGACTTGTTACAAATTGCAGAGATCTTGTTTGGTTCATATCTGTAGCCTTCCATTAGGCTTACTCTTACATTCTTCCTAGAATGCTGGTATTTCCTAAGGGGTACGGGATGTTTACTTTTCTGAAACTTTTCAAGAACGCATCAGCTTCTTGATTACGCAGTTTACCAAGATGAACTCACAGGGGTGAAAGAATGCAAGTCACCCCTTTATAGGTGGACATCAGCACACTGGCTGGTGGAACTGGATTTCAAGAATGCTTGAGCTGATCACGGCAATTGGCATCTACATCAGTAATTCCCCTCGGCTTGTCGGAACGGCAGGCGTTCTCGAAGCGCTGGCTGCAACTGAGGTGCTGTATATTAACTAGCTGGAGCTGTAGGAGGTCCATCTGGCCATGAATTCCTTCCTTCATCTTCTCTAGAAAGCCTGTTCTGTGACAGACAGTTATATCAACATTATATGATGTGACATTGGACAGAAGAGTcatgaatgtactgtatctcTGCTCAGATGCAGGTTTACGATAAAATCCTTGTTCTGATCGACTGTCCACAGCAAGTTCATTTAGTTTTAGACCTTGGACATACAGGTATGTAGGTAGAAATGAATGACATGGCACtgtgtgcatcacttcatgcgcttcccttcttaccctgacacgcccggTGCTATGAATGTAGGCTCAATCTGAAGCGCATGACTCCAAAATCAAAACTTAATGCTCTCTAGTAAACTTTTTTCCCTGATTAGTTTAACTAACAGGTGGTTTTCTTATAGCTACGaggctgtttagtcccagtcctgtgatTTTTCGTCCCGGAGGGGCCTGTGCTTGCCCTATCTTCTggagatcgcaagttcgattcccgggtgatgctgtaacctctcgcagctggaggtctagagagagctgattggctgagctctctcagaggagagggatgagaggtactcagtgctcccacattaatcccACACGGCTCtatagccttaatgtgggagccccctagtgatggggaggaattggacacgactcaattagggagaaaatctgggggaaaaatatatatatagctgtgatttttactgtccgtttttttacaatgcaacttcaACAAGAGTTTAAATCATCTCTGATCGtggttatttatgttttttttttccaaccacatttcttttttgaagTTGATGGTTCAACAACATCATTCCTTATTTAGTAAAGCGTTGCACAGttcttaataaattaattcCAGTAATTCCAGTAAAACAAATGACGAAAGAGTAATTTTTTGCCCCATGTTTCTCCATTCTGACACTTCTGACAAAGAGGTATTCCTTTAAAAACTACACGGTTTTCTTTGGATGTTTGGAAAATAAGTGAACCAGAATGCAAATCAGGCATGCAAGAACTCGTGATCTGAGTTCTAATACAGAGTCGCAGGggtccaggagacttagggcacagggcagggtacaccctggacagggtgcaattAATTatagggcacacagacatacacacactcagtcccacactacaggcaatttgggaatgccaattagactaagctgcatgtctttggactgtaggagaaaactggagtacctggaggaaacccaccaagcaaagacgcaacacacaaactccatgcacacagagacgggaatcgaacccgaaccctggagctgcagggcgacagtgacaaccactacaccaccgtcccatgtgttctgttgttctgcacaatcaaaagtcccggtttgacttgaacacccattaTGTAACAAGTCATTAATTTAATACGATACAAATTGCAATCATTGCCAAATGGTATGcagggaaaaaacaacaattgttgattattttcctataacaacaTTCACTACTTATTATTACTTGTCAAAATTAAGTATTGCTCTGGATTTCCCACAATGCAATCTTTCATTGTTTGATACACTTTCCATCATTTATTCTTCCTTTAAAGACCTTTATTTAACGCATTATTTTATCAatcataaaatgtataattatacaCAGGAGGCAAACCAATAGctcttaatattatattatttatttgtctttgtaCAATGTAATTACAATACAAATATGCAGGTTTAAATACAAAACTctgtaaataaagattaaaaataaactccactgtttctctctctctctctctctctctctctcgctcgctagATTACAGTTTACAATCAAGTTTATGAGgtcatttagttttgttttcaaaagagatctacatttattttttttgtttttgtttttgtggggACGAGTGCATGGACTGGATCAATTCATCCTGGCATCTTTACGTACTGTATAAGACACAGAGCGCGGATCACAGATAAGCTTATTTAATACAAACACGTGCGCTTTAGGAAAAAATTGAGATAGAGTCCATTGTGCAGCCTCGACAGGCTCTGTGTTAACCCTGTGTATCAGCGGTGATTAACAAACTGAATGGAAATTTGTGCAAACTGTCTGGTTTTAGTGACTCAATTGAATGTACATACATTGTGCCTGTGCATtagtattattgttgttattattgttattgttattattgttataaacgTTTGTGTTCTGTAAAGCACAGTGTGCAGTCTGGCTTTGAATATCTAGCTCACTGAGAAACTCTAAACGCCGGAGTCAGATCGAATCCAATCGCTCAGCACGTCCTTATTGAACTCGCCGAGATCCGTGTTTGTTTAAATCACTTCCGAACAACGAAACTACTGGAAAGCATGGAGAATTATTGCAGAGTGAGAACTGCATcggtatataaaaaatacacaaaatgtacGGGAGCGAAGGACTGATAAGTGGCTAGGGCGGTTATCGGCGTCGGAAATGCGTATCGTTCCGAGCATGTACATTGCAGAATATGCTTTAAGCTTTTGATATATGATTATTAGTATGTTTATTCTCCAGGATGAACAAAGAgttaaggacaaaaaaaaaaagttaaaaagccaGGAAAGGTATACACTGGTATGCGTGTGTGATAAGATGCGATACGAAAACTTGACGCTTTTCATGACTTCAGGGGTCCAGATCTTCCTTCCTTCAAGGcttattttaaacacatcttttgaaccttttttttttttcagctcgaTCCATCACGAGTGCTACTCATTCTCACTGCACCTTCCTCAGAAATTATTCTCACTTACGCTTTTACATCAGGTTTCCTTTCTCGCTTTACATCTCACATTTTCTCTCCCTGTTCACCTTCTTCaatcggccaaaacacagtactgGTGccgagtttatttttttatgtcatacatataatacagaaaatgtgtgtgcttcTGTGTGAAGCTACTTCTGAGTGGCCATgtttcagcgttatactgtctcgcttcaaattATCATAATTTTAAATGCCAATAATTCATATTTCTTATCTcgtatgagtattgatactaaaattagtgtacgcttctagaagcatatgacctgtaaaaactgttgcttaaattgttttttggtaaaagcttaaaaacaaaaaagtctgtagtgtccgtaaccaggtcaaattcatgttgcaatatcttaacaattttgcattttagaataacacactttttcaggtttatgtcttttcatgtgaaatctaaattggccaagttttgTCTGAATGACAATtcagatcattgaaagattttaattcaaaaaagttacggacactacagacataaaagagcatgaaattatttttagcaaatgtgtttcttttaaacTGCTAAAAATATTCATGTGtctgcatatttacaaaataacaaagaaTGGACCGGGAGATGAAAATTATTTAtgagtattatgaaaaatggtgttatatgatccaatctgaaaattcacttgtTTCACACTTTTAAGCACCGATACCGTGTTTTGGCCGAAAACGAGCTCCACCAAAtccaattataaatataaaagcaaCATTTCATTCACCTTTAATTTTCAACTGTTTAAGCACGTACCagcatgaactttttcacatattttcaCAAATCATACgttctgtttttttgtcctCCTTTTCGCATAGCTTTTACCGTTAGAACATCGCCAGGGCACTGATCAGGGGCGACTTAAAATGAGCTCTGTGGAGCCCTTTGTGCTAAGCGATTTATCAGCATAATCAGCCCCTCAGTTTGATGTCCATGTGTTGCTGGAAAGGTGCCGATATGATGCTTCAGCTGTGACTCACAGGGCTTGAATAATAATTAGCATCCACAAACAGGGTGATAAATAAGAGGTGaggggaaaaggaaaaaaaaaaaacatgctatttACACTCTCATTTACTAGCAGGTCCATTAGTACGTCTCCGGTCATGCAGCCTTTGTTCTCGTCTGGAGAGTCATCTTCATATCTTTATATTCCCCAcaatttactgtgtgtgtgatcttCTGCCACAGAGGGTTAATGTCAAATAAATACAGAGAAACAACACATTCAATGAGTACGAATTCGATTTAAAATTGATTTTCACAATCAAATGaagtaataaatacattttggcCGCATCTTAATCAGTCATTTGTTCCCTTTGCAGGTTCTGTCGAAGGTCTTGTGATCCACTCGACAGCAACCTCAAACCCAGAGGTTTTTACATATCTTTTTAATTATGTGACCACATTCGATGGGCTCTAGGATACTGTCATGTTCCCAGATCAAGAGGTTTACACCTGCGTTTGGAATGAGACGAAACGCAAATCTGATCTCGAAGAGCAGGTGcaaatgttacacacacacacaaaaaaaagaagctgaaaGCAACAGGATGTAAGATTTCGTTTCTCGTTTAAGAGTCTGTGCTCATATAGGTGTCCGATTATAGCTCAATTTCAAAGGTTTTTTGTAAATCGTTGGAGAAAGGGTTGGGCGCCTTGGCTTGTGATTTGGACTCTAGGGCCGCCCACTTCGCCTCAAAGCCCTCTGCTTCCTGGGCGTCGACTGGCAAACTGGGTTGCTGCAGACTCTCCATTGGCCAGTTGTTGGTACCCGCACTCGTCATGGTGCCATTCTGTGTAATGCTGCTGGAAGCCACATTGGTGCTAGTGGTGGGGGTGATGGCTGACGAGGGTGAGTTTTGCACAAGCCCATGAGAACCTGGATGGTTGCTGAGTGCAGCCAGGCTGGGAAAAGCCGAAGAACCGCCACCAAGCGTGCCGGTCTTGGGCCCCATACCGACCCCCATGGTGCCTCCGCTTGTGGAACCAGTGGCGCTGCAGAAGACATTTGCCACCATTTGCGAGGGTGTGATACCCACCACAGGCATGCTGGCGTTGGGGTACGTCATGCTGTTGGCCACGGCGGGCATATAGGGCGGCATGGGTACGTAGGCCGGCTGCAGTGGTGGCTGGCCGTATATGCCCACAGGCGCTGGAGTGGTATCAAAAGCCATAGGGAAAGGCTGCATGGAGGTGGGCAGAGAACCTGGAGCTATGGGTACAGTGGGGACTGGTGGGGGCTGCTGGGTAGGTGGAGGTGGCAGCGTAGGGGGAGTCTGCTGCTGGGCTTTCACAGCCTTGGAGACTTCCTCCAGCCAACGTTCAGCTTCAGAGGGTGTTCGTCTATGGCCAGTGGAAGGTGGAGACTGGACAGGTGGATCTGCCTGGACCCATGAGCTGGTAACTGCAAAATACATCATGAAGAACTCGATAAGTATTTATACACAGGTTAGTTGTGCTTTGATTCTTTAACCTCAATTCCTAATGGTGTGGCTCCTTTTGCAagcaaatataatataatggaTAACAATCCATTCCCTATTTAATGTTTCTACCCAAGTCAGTCTTTACTGTTCATTTCCCATGTCAGCTACTGGTTCGGTCTCTGGCTCATTACCAGCACTGCTCATTTCCCTGGACCCAGGTACAGTCTTTGCACCAGCCCTAGTAATTGCTCCAGGCAATGTTCCAGCCCCTGATTCTGTCATAGCCAATTCCATTTTCTGCCTGTCCTAGATGCTGAATCTCAGATCCTATTAGAGTTCTAATCTATGTACTTGATCAGGTCCAGTTTCTATACCAACAACCGATCCCATCTTAGCACTTgatttacatattacatttacTTTGAACCATGTGTTTTATAACACTCCAAAACCATAGTCTAATGcctcaaccactgagctacccctgacccaatTTTAACCCAAGTTTATCTAACCTACTATAGATTACGTATTATTAGTCCTACTTAGATtatgatttttcattttatttaccttGAGGCACGGGTGGAGGAGGGATGGCAGGAGGAATGCTGCACGCTGGCATGCCATTGCTGGTGGCTTGGCCACTGAGGTCTTCCGAGGGTTTGGTGAACGAGCTGTTGATTTGGCTGCACAGCGCATTGATGCCGTCTGCTTCAGCAGCCACCGACAGGTCCATCTCAGGAACTGGGGGAGAGGATCAATGGACCGGGTCAATGACACAAAGCAAACGTCATGCAAAGGCACCACATAGAGCGCTTACATGCCAGAGCGTAACAAAATGATCTGTGTCTAATGGAGCTTGTGGAACTGGTCTGGGACGCTCAGCTGGGTGCTTAAATCGAACTTTATTTTGAATCGATACAGAACGCCCTGCCTCACACttctgaacatactgtataatgagagAATTATTTAAGCCTTTATAAAccatataacatttttaaatgtttataatatccTAGATCCCGTGTAAAGCATGGCTCCTTTATTCATCGGCATTATTATATACACAGCAATGTTACCGTCCAAATTCCAAGTAACGCACTTGGAAGTTACAGTAATAAGCCACCATTATGCATGGAAATCCTTGACCCGTCTTGACGCTACAAATAGCACACCATCCATAATTCTCTTATCGGTGACAAATCTGACCCGAGGGATTAAAGCAGAGAACAAGAAGAGCTgcctatctctctctttttctctctttctctctttctcacacacacatacacacagattcTCTAGAAATAGAGTTttggtaaaaatatatttaactcCGGGAAAACACAACACAAGACTCAGCAGGGTCACACCAGCAAACTCTACAACAGCTTtctataaatacaaaaaaagggcctgggaatacaaaaaaaaaacatatattacaTACCAAAGTAGTAACATGTAGGAGGGGATATATAcaagaaatgtttgttttattgtacagGGGTGTGTGCCCTCTTCTTATTTATtggtatttttttgcatattgggcacacttactgtaaataatcACCATCATcaaacttattttaatattacacaaagctatgccgagtaaatacaaaatgcttttttttaaatgatgatttcatttatcatGTGAAAAAAGATGTCCAAAAAAAGTAACGCCCCCAGGGCCCCATTAAATTATGAATAAACTATGATTAACCACATTTTctggaaagctgagttaaatttcacttgccacacgcAGGCCTGATCACTgacagacctgttgaatcaagaaatcacttaaatagaacctgtctgacaaagtgaagcacgataaaagatctcaaaa
Protein-coding regions in this window:
- the numbl gene encoding numb-like protein isoform X2 yields the protein MNKLRQSLRRKKPTYVPEASRPHQWQADEEAVRKGKCSFAVRYLGLVEVEESRGMHVCEDAVKKLKVSGKKTVKAMLWVSADGLRVVDDKTKDLIVDQTIEKVSFCAPDRNYDKAFSYICRDGTTRRWMCHCFMALKDSGERLSHAVGCAFAACLERKQRREKECGVTASFDATRTSFVREGSFRVSSAGQQSEREDIMKQLQDKKKEVCAIPAVPPGNASPPEGAATQVDRAEGGGPHVIPRRHAPLEQLVRQGSFRGFPALSQKNSPFKRQLSLRLNELPSTLQRKTDFQSKNPVPEMDLSVAAEADGINALCSQINSSFTKPSEDLSGQATSNGMPACSIPPAIPPPPVPQVTSSWVQADPPVQSPPSTGHRRTPSEAERWLEEVSKAVKAQQQTPPTLPPPPTQQPPPVPTVPIAPGSLPTSMQPFPMAFDTTPAPVGIYGQPPLQPAYVPMPPYMPAVANSMTYPNASMPVVGITPSQMVANVFCSATGSTSGGTMGVGMGPKTGTLGGGSSAFPSLAALSNHPGSHGLVQNSPSSAITPTTSTNVASSSITQNGTMTSAGTNNWPMESLQQPSLPVDAQEAEGFEAKWAALESKSQAKAPNPFSNDLQKTFEIEL
- the numbl gene encoding numb-like protein isoform X1 yields the protein MSFSSDMDEAGEGSSWEPESLEMNKLRQSLRRKKPTYVPEASRPHQWQADEEAVRKGKCSFAVRYLGLVEVEESRGMHVCEDAVKKLKVSGKKTVKAMLWVSADGLRVVDDKTKDLIVDQTIEKVSFCAPDRNYDKAFSYICRDGTTRRWMCHCFMALKDSGERLSHAVGCAFAACLERKQRREKECGVTASFDATRTSFVREGSFRVSSAGQQSEREDIMKQLQDKKKEVCAIPAVPPGNASPPEGAATQVDRAEGGGPHVIPRRHAPLEQLVRQGSFRGFPALSQKNSPFKRQLSLRLNELPSTLQRKTDFQSKNPVPEMDLSVAAEADGINALCSQINSSFTKPSEDLSGQATSNGMPACSIPPAIPPPPVPQVTSSWVQADPPVQSPPSTGHRRTPSEAERWLEEVSKAVKAQQQTPPTLPPPPTQQPPPVPTVPIAPGSLPTSMQPFPMAFDTTPAPVGIYGQPPLQPAYVPMPPYMPAVANSMTYPNASMPVVGITPSQMVANVFCSATGSTSGGTMGVGMGPKTGTLGGGSSAFPSLAALSNHPGSHGLVQNSPSSAITPTTSTNVASSSITQNGTMTSAGTNNWPMESLQQPSLPVDAQEAEGFEAKWAALESKSQAKAPNPFSNDLQKTFEIEL